A single genomic interval of Peribacillus sp. FSL H8-0477 harbors:
- a CDS encoding CheR family methyltransferase produces the protein MPSEYEQFTLNIKNLTGIDLALYKESQMKRRLTSLYEKKGYSSFTEYYKNIKMEPAILNEFLDRMTINVSEFYRNYKRWEIFENKILPRMLKSSPSLKIWSAACSTGEEPYTIAMILSKYLPLSNLSIYATDIDENVLVKAKRGIYPERSLNEVPIDIKNKFFIQEDGFYRVTDDIKRTVTFKKHNLLAEKFQTHYDLIVCRNVLIYFTEEAKSHLYQKFSAALKSDGVFFVGSTEQIFNPAQFNLTTEDTFFYKKI, from the coding sequence ATGCCGAGCGAATATGAACAGTTTACCTTAAATATTAAAAACCTGACAGGGATCGATCTTGCTCTTTATAAGGAGTCACAAATGAAGCGCAGATTAACTTCCTTGTATGAAAAAAAAGGCTATTCCTCTTTTACCGAATACTATAAAAATATTAAAATGGAACCAGCCATTTTAAATGAATTTTTAGATCGAATGACGATTAACGTGTCAGAGTTTTATCGGAATTATAAGCGTTGGGAGATCTTTGAGAACAAGATCTTACCAAGGATGCTTAAATCATCACCATCATTGAAAATATGGAGTGCGGCTTGTTCAACCGGTGAAGAACCCTATACCATAGCAATGATACTTTCTAAGTACCTGCCGCTATCGAACCTCTCAATATATGCAACCGATATTGATGAAAATGTTCTAGTTAAGGCAAAACGGGGAATCTATCCCGAAAGGTCATTAAATGAAGTGCCTATCGACATAAAAAACAAATTCTTCATTCAAGAAGACGGGTTTTATCGAGTGACAGATGATATTAAACGAACTGTCACGTTTAAAAAACATAATTTGCTGGCGGAAAAGTTCCAGACTCATTATGATTTGATTGTCTGCCGGAATGTGTTAATTTATTTTACAGAAGAAGCAAAATCCCACCTTTATCAAAAGTTTAGTGCAGCGCTGAAATCTGATGGGGTATTCTTTGTTGGAAGCACCGAACAGATATTTAATCCAGCTCAATTTAACTTAACAACAGAAGATACTTTTTTTTATAAAAAAATATAA
- the ndk gene encoding nucleoside-diphosphate kinase: MEKTFLMVKPDGVQRNLIGEIVSRFETKGFNLVGAKLMLITQELAEQHYGEHKERPFFGELVEFITSGPVFAMVWEGENVIATARQMMGATNPKDAAAATIRGDFAVTVGKNIIHGSDSSESAEREIGLFFNKEELVDYSKLMSKWVY; encoded by the coding sequence ATGGAAAAAACATTTTTAATGGTTAAACCTGATGGCGTTCAACGCAATCTTATCGGTGAAATCGTTTCCCGTTTTGAAACGAAAGGTTTTAATCTTGTTGGAGCTAAATTAATGCTTATCACACAAGAGTTGGCTGAACAGCATTACGGCGAACATAAAGAACGTCCATTTTTTGGTGAATTAGTAGAGTTCATCACGTCTGGCCCAGTTTTTGCAATGGTTTGGGAAGGCGAAAATGTTATTGCAACTGCACGCCAAATGATGGGTGCTACAAATCCTAAGGATGCAGCAGCAGCTACTATCCGCGGTGACTTTGCAGTAACTGTCGGAAAAAACATCATTCATGGTTCAGATTCAAGTGAAAGCGCTGAACGTGAAATCGGCTTGTTCTTTAATAAAGAAGAACTAGTTGATTACTCGAAATTAATGAGCAAGTGGGTTTATTAA
- the hepT gene encoding heptaprenyl diphosphate synthase component II: protein MKLKMLYSFLNTDLQLIEKELEAAIQAESPVLREASLHLLQSGGKRIRPVFVLLAAQFGNYDIHVVKNAAVTLELIHTASLVHDDVVDDSDLRRGSATIKSKWDNRVAMYTGDYMFARALEVMARIEDPLAHKILARTMVELCLGEIEQIKDKFDFDQTWRTYFRRIKRKTALLIASSCQLGALTAGTSADIHQRLFRFGYYVGMSYQITDDILDFTASEKELGKPAGSDLRQGNITLPVLIAMQDPKLKALVKTVHEQISLDEMTVIIEAIKATGSIEKAGEVSKMYLKKAFAQLEGLPASRSKKTLAEIAKNIGNRKF from the coding sequence ATGAAACTTAAAATGTTGTATTCTTTCTTGAATACGGATCTGCAATTAATTGAAAAAGAATTAGAAGCAGCTATACAGGCTGAATCTCCAGTTCTAAGAGAAGCATCGCTGCATTTACTGCAATCCGGGGGAAAACGAATTCGCCCAGTTTTTGTATTGCTGGCTGCTCAGTTTGGCAACTATGATATTCATGTAGTGAAGAATGCTGCTGTCACACTTGAACTCATTCATACTGCCTCTCTTGTTCATGATGATGTTGTTGATGATTCAGATTTACGTCGGGGTTCGGCAACGATTAAGTCAAAATGGGATAATCGTGTAGCTATGTATACAGGGGATTATATGTTTGCTAGAGCCCTGGAGGTTATGGCAAGGATTGAAGATCCATTGGCACATAAAATTCTAGCACGAACAATGGTCGAACTGTGCCTAGGTGAAATTGAGCAGATCAAAGATAAGTTTGATTTTGACCAAACTTGGCGCACCTATTTTAGACGCATTAAACGGAAGACAGCGCTTCTAATTGCTTCGAGCTGTCAACTTGGTGCACTAACTGCAGGTACTAGTGCAGACATTCATCAGAGATTATTTCGATTTGGCTATTATGTAGGCATGTCCTATCAAATCACGGATGATATTCTGGATTTTACAGCTTCAGAAAAGGAGCTTGGAAAACCTGCAGGAAGCGATTTGCGTCAAGGAAATATCACGTTACCTGTATTAATTGCAATGCAGGATCCAAAGTTAAAAGCACTGGTTAAGACAGTACATGAGCAGATATCGCTTGATGAAATGACTGTTATTATTGAAGCAATAAAAGCCACTGGCTCTATCGAGAAGGCAGGGGAAGTCAGCAAGATGTACCTGAAGAAGGCCTTTGCACAGCTAGAAGGTCTGCCTGCTTCACGTTCGAAAAAGACTTTAGCAGAAATTGCAAAGAACATAGGTAATCGTAAATTTTGA
- a CDS encoding demethylmenaquinone methyltransferase: MGQSKEEKVHHVFEKIYGNYDKMNSLISFKQHIKWRSATMAKMNIPRGTKALDLCCGTADWTIAMAEQAGPEGEIYGLDFSKNMLKIGEEKVNKLNLQQVTLLHGNAMELPFEDNSFDYVTIGFGLRNVPDYMQVLKEMNRVLKPGGMAVCLETSQPTMPVFKQGYQLYFRFVMPVFGKLFAKSFKEYSWLQESARDFPGMKQLEEMFKAAGFKNVSYKAHTFGVAASHYGTKSN; encoded by the coding sequence ATGGGACAATCTAAAGAAGAAAAAGTTCATCATGTTTTTGAAAAAATATATGGAAACTACGATAAAATGAATTCGTTAATCAGTTTCAAACAGCATATCAAATGGCGTTCAGCTACGATGGCGAAGATGAACATTCCACGCGGAACAAAAGCCTTGGATTTATGCTGCGGTACAGCTGATTGGACGATTGCAATGGCTGAACAAGCAGGACCGGAAGGAGAAATTTACGGTCTTGATTTCAGCAAGAATATGTTGAAAATTGGCGAAGAGAAAGTTAATAAGCTGAATTTACAACAAGTCACGCTGCTGCATGGCAATGCGATGGAGCTGCCTTTTGAGGACAACAGCTTTGATTACGTAACCATAGGATTTGGACTACGAAATGTTCCGGATTATATGCAAGTATTAAAAGAAATGAATCGAGTATTAAAGCCAGGAGGCATGGCAGTTTGTCTTGAAACCTCTCAACCAACGATGCCGGTCTTTAAGCAAGGATACCAGCTTTACTTCCGTTTTGTGATGCCAGTATTCGGGAAGTTATTTGCTAAGAGTTTTAAAGAGTATTCATGGCTTCAAGAATCTGCTCGTGATTTTCCAGGGATGAAGCAATTAGAAGAAATGTTTAAGGCGGCCGGATTTAAGAATGTCAGCTATAAGGCGCACACGTTCGGAGTTGCGGCTTCTCATTATGGCACTAAATCTAATTAA
- a CDS encoding heptaprenyl diphosphate synthase component 1, with product MLNINNTVIELKKSIKSKAYHPYLQKILDEPKIDEDKLLLLAGLFNELEKSSEEIHTDMLATMMVQVALDTHELVTISSKEIESGDELKNRQLNVLAGDYFSGLYYQLLAESGNVVLIKILSSGIKEINEHKISLYQKSFTDEDKLVSGIKIIESSLIQKLAEYFAKPEWMELAGAVLLVNRLHLEKMQYKAGGQSLVFDALAEINFPQQKELTRIELNYLSTKMDKCIMDAQHMTKKAAVKLSSQNDFVQQWINTILDETAIKANSFVEEG from the coding sequence ATGTTAAACATAAATAATACAGTAATTGAATTAAAGAAAAGCATTAAATCAAAAGCTTATCATCCTTATCTTCAAAAAATTCTTGATGAGCCGAAAATAGATGAAGATAAACTGCTGTTATTAGCGGGCCTTTTTAATGAATTAGAAAAATCGTCTGAAGAGATTCATACAGATATGCTTGCTACTATGATGGTGCAGGTCGCTCTTGATACGCATGAGTTAGTTACGATTTCCTCAAAGGAAATTGAATCAGGGGATGAATTAAAAAATCGTCAGCTGAACGTATTGGCTGGGGATTATTTCAGCGGTCTGTATTATCAGCTTTTGGCTGAGTCCGGGAATGTTGTCTTAATTAAGATTCTTTCAAGCGGCATAAAAGAAATTAATGAACATAAAATTTCGCTTTATCAAAAATCCTTTACGGATGAAGATAAGCTGGTTTCCGGTATAAAAATTATTGAGTCGTCATTAATTCAAAAACTTGCTGAATACTTTGCCAAGCCAGAATGGATGGAGCTTGCAGGAGCTGTGCTGTTAGTAAACAGACTGCATCTGGAAAAAATGCAATATAAAGCAGGAGGGCAATCTCTTGTGTTTGATGCGTTAGCAGAAATAAACTTCCCACAACAAAAAGAGTTAACCCGCATTGAATTAAACTACCTTTCAACAAAAATGGACAAGTGTATTATGGATGCACAACATATGACAAAAAAGGCCGCAGTGAAGCTTTCTTCCCAGAATGATTTCGTCCAGCAATGGATTAATACAATTCTTGATGAAACAGCCATTAAAGCCAATTCATTTGTGGAAGAAGGGTAA
- the mtrB gene encoding trp RNA-binding attenuation protein MtrB: MDEKSGNDFIVIKAYEDSVNVIGLTRGTDTKFHHAEKLDAGEVMIAQFTEHTSAIKVRGHAMIYTPYGEVESESKQPKIDK, from the coding sequence ATGGATGAGAAATCAGGTAACGATTTTATCGTAATAAAAGCATACGAAGATAGTGTCAATGTAATCGGGCTGACAAGAGGAACAGATACTAAATTTCATCACGCTGAAAAGCTGGATGCAGGTGAAGTGATGATTGCTCAGTTTACTGAACATACATCAGCCATTAAGGTTCGCGGGCACGCGATGATCTATACGCCTTATGGTGAAGTGGAAAGTGAGTCAAAACAGCCTAAGATTGATAAATAG
- the folE gene encoding GTP cyclohydrolase I FolE: MANVDHAKIEEAVKMILEAVGEDPDREGLLDTPKRVARMYEEIFAGLHQDPKQYFETIFGEEHEEMVLVKDITFHSVCEHHLVPFYGKAHVAYIPKNGKVTGLSKLARAVEAISKRPQLQERITSTIANSIMESLEPHGVMVVVEAEHMCMTMRGVKKPGAQTVTSAVRGVFAEDYRTRSEVLAFIKG, translated from the coding sequence ATGGCAAATGTTGATCATGCCAAAATTGAAGAAGCAGTAAAAATGATTTTAGAAGCAGTAGGAGAAGACCCAGATCGTGAAGGTCTTTTAGATACGCCCAAACGTGTGGCGAGAATGTATGAAGAAATTTTTGCAGGTCTACATCAGGATCCAAAGCAATATTTTGAAACAATTTTTGGAGAAGAACATGAAGAGATGGTCCTTGTGAAGGACATTACATTCCATTCAGTCTGTGAACACCATCTTGTTCCGTTTTATGGAAAAGCTCATGTAGCCTATATTCCGAAAAACGGTAAGGTTACGGGTTTAAGCAAGCTGGCTCGTGCAGTGGAAGCCATTTCTAAACGTCCCCAGCTTCAGGAACGGATTACGAGTACAATTGCGAATTCTATCATGGAAAGCTTAGAGCCGCATGGTGTGATGGTGGTCGTTGAAGCGGAACATATGTGTATGACGATGAGAGGCGTGAAAAAACCTGGTGCACAGACGGTAACTTCAGCAGTAAGAGGTGTCTTTGCTGAGGATTATCGTACTCGATCAGAGGTACTAGCCTTTATTAAAGGGTAA
- a CDS encoding HU family DNA-binding protein → MNKTELINSVAEAGELSKKDATKAVDAVFDTILDALKSGDKVQLIGFGNFEVRERAARKGRNPQTGDEIEIAASKVPAFKPGKALKDAVK, encoded by the coding sequence ATGAACAAAACAGAACTAATTAACTCAGTTGCAGAAGCAGGCGAACTTTCTAAGAAAGACGCTACGAAAGCCGTTGATGCTGTTTTTGATACAATCTTAGACGCTTTAAAAAGCGGTGATAAAGTACAATTGATCGGTTTTGGTAACTTCGAAGTTCGCGAACGTGCAGCACGTAAAGGCCGCAACCCGCAAACTGGCGACGAAATCGAAATCGCTGCAAGCAAAGTACCTGCATTCAAACCAGGTAAAGCACTTAAAGATGCTGTGAAGTAA
- the spoIVA gene encoding stage IV sporulation protein A: MEKVDIFKDIAERTGGDIYLGVVGAVRTGKSTFIKKFMELVVIPNMDTESDRARAQDELPQSAAGRTIMTTEPKFVPNQAATIEVAEGLNVNIRLVDCVGYTVPGAKGYEDENGPRMIHTPWYEEPIPFHEAAEIGTRKVIQDHSTLGVVVTTDGTIGEIPRKDYIDAEERVISELKEVGKPFIIIINSVQPHHPDTAALRESLQEKYDIPVIAMSIESMREGDVLNVLREALYEFPVLEVNVNLPSWVMVLREDHWLRESYQEAVKVTVKDIKRLRDVDRVVGHFNEFEFIDHASLAGMEMGQGIAEIDLFAPDELYDDILKEIVGVEIRGKDHLLALMQDFAYAKAEYDQVSDALKMVKQTGYGVAAPTLNDMSLDEPEIIRQGSRFGVRLKAVAPSIHMIKVDVESEFAPIIGTEKQSEELVRYLMQDFDDDPLSIWNSEIFGRNLSSIVREGIQAKLSLMPENARYKLKETLERIINEGSGGLIAIIL, encoded by the coding sequence CTGGAGAAGGTAGATATTTTCAAAGATATTGCTGAACGAACCGGCGGCGACATCTATTTAGGTGTAGTCGGGGCAGTTCGTACTGGTAAATCCACATTTATCAAGAAGTTTATGGAGTTAGTCGTCATTCCGAACATGGATACGGAATCAGATCGGGCAAGAGCGCAGGATGAATTGCCGCAAAGTGCAGCTGGAAGAACAATCATGACAACAGAGCCGAAATTCGTCCCCAATCAGGCTGCAACGATAGAAGTGGCTGAAGGATTGAATGTAAATATACGTCTCGTTGATTGTGTTGGTTATACGGTGCCCGGCGCGAAAGGGTACGAAGACGAGAATGGACCTAGAATGATTCATACGCCCTGGTATGAGGAACCAATCCCATTTCATGAGGCCGCTGAAATTGGCACGAGAAAGGTCATTCAGGATCATTCTACACTGGGTGTAGTCGTCACGACGGATGGAACAATTGGAGAAATACCCCGAAAGGACTATATCGATGCAGAGGAAAGGGTTATATCTGAACTAAAAGAAGTAGGAAAGCCCTTTATTATCATCATAAATTCAGTGCAGCCTCATCATCCGGATACGGCGGCACTTCGGGAAAGCCTTCAAGAGAAATATGATATCCCTGTTATCGCGATGAGTATTGAAAGTATGCGCGAAGGGGATGTACTTAATGTTTTAAGAGAAGCATTATACGAATTCCCTGTACTTGAAGTTAACGTTAATTTACCAAGTTGGGTGATGGTACTTAGAGAAGACCATTGGCTTCGGGAAAGCTATCAGGAGGCCGTTAAAGTAACCGTTAAGGATATAAAGCGCCTTCGTGATGTTGATCGGGTTGTAGGACACTTTAATGAATTTGAATTTATTGATCATGCAAGCTTAGCTGGTATGGAAATGGGGCAGGGAATCGCTGAAATTGATTTGTTTGCTCCAGATGAACTGTATGATGATATTCTTAAAGAAATTGTTGGTGTAGAAATAAGAGGGAAAGATCATCTTCTCGCCTTGATGCAGGATTTTGCGTATGCAAAAGCCGAGTATGATCAGGTATCAGATGCATTGAAAATGGTGAAGCAAACAGGGTATGGGGTAGCGGCTCCTACACTCAATGATATGAGTTTGGATGAACCAGAAATCATCAGACAGGGATCCAGATTCGGTGTCCGCTTAAAGGCGGTTGCACCTTCTATTCATATGATTAAAGTAGACGTAGAGTCTGAATTTGCACCGATAATCGGTACAGAGAAGCAAAGTGAAGAACTTGTCCGTTATTTAATGCAGGATTTTGATGATGATCCATTGTCCATTTGGAATTCGGAAATCTTCGGCAGGAATTTAAGTTCTATTGTGAGAGAAGGTATTCAGGCAAAGTTATCACTTATGCCTGAAAATGCCCGCTATAAATTAAAAGAAACATTAGAAAGAATTATCAATGAGGGTTCTGGCGGTCTCATTGCCATTATTCTTTAA
- a CDS encoding DUF2768 domain-containing protein has product MTPALQKMWISFIAMGFMAISIFSIYLSRYKLSGFFKAFMAIFAYILMVIAGLIIFVVVFSGPTT; this is encoded by the coding sequence GTGACACCAGCATTGCAAAAAATGTGGATCTCTTTTATTGCTATGGGCTTTATGGCAATCTCCATTTTTTCTATTTATCTAAGCCGGTATAAATTAAGCGGTTTCTTCAAGGCTTTTATGGCGATCTTTGCATACATACTTATGGTTATCGCTGGTTTAATCATCTTTGTAGTAGTATTTAGTGGACCAACCACTTAA
- a CDS encoding NAD(P)H-dependent glycerol-3-phosphate dehydrogenase — MTRTKQKAAVIGAGSWGTALAMVLADNGHEVRLWGHKEAQIEEINSQRTNHKYLPDIKLPEGITGFSSLDSALRDLDIIILAVPTKAIRDVLKDIEQVSQQPLTVVHVSKGIEPDSLMRISEMIEADMSSSMLKDLVVLSGPSHAEEVSLRHPTTVAVSSKNMAAAERIQDLFINQYFRVYTNPDIVGVEIGGALKNIIALASGITDGLGYGDNAKAALITRGLAEITRLGSAMGASPLTFSGLTGIGDLIVTCTSVHSRNWRAGNLLGKGQNLDEVLTNMGMVVEGVRTTKAAYQLAQKYEVDMPITNALYGVLFAGKDVKDSVDLLMNRDKRSEMEDLFNIMEERESE; from the coding sequence ATGACAAGGACAAAGCAAAAAGCAGCCGTAATCGGTGCAGGAAGCTGGGGTACTGCCTTAGCAATGGTTCTCGCAGATAATGGACATGAAGTGCGTTTATGGGGTCATAAGGAAGCACAGATTGAAGAAATCAATTCCCAAAGAACCAATCATAAATATCTTCCTGATATTAAGCTTCCAGAAGGAATCACTGGGTTTAGCTCACTAGACTCTGCTCTTAGGGATCTTGATATTATCATTTTGGCGGTACCGACCAAGGCGATTCGTGATGTTTTGAAGGATATTGAACAAGTCAGTCAACAGCCGCTTACGGTTGTTCATGTGTCAAAAGGGATTGAACCGGATTCCTTAATGCGGATTTCTGAAATGATTGAAGCTGACATGTCTAGCAGTATGCTGAAGGATTTAGTGGTTCTTTCTGGGCCAAGCCATGCTGAGGAAGTGAGCTTGCGCCATCCTACAACAGTTGCTGTATCATCAAAAAACATGGCTGCTGCTGAACGAATTCAAGATCTATTCATTAATCAATATTTCCGTGTTTATACGAATCCAGATATCGTTGGTGTGGAAATTGGCGGAGCCTTAAAAAATATCATTGCGTTAGCTTCAGGGATTACTGATGGATTAGGGTATGGAGATAATGCTAAAGCAGCTCTTATTACCCGTGGTCTTGCGGAAATTACTCGTTTAGGCAGTGCAATGGGGGCAAGTCCGTTAACTTTTTCAGGGTTAACAGGTATTGGTGATTTAATTGTAACCTGTACAAGCGTCCATTCTAGAAATTGGCGGGCAGGTAATTTGCTTGGTAAAGGACAAAATCTCGACGAAGTACTTACGAATATGGGTATGGTGGTTGAAGGTGTTCGAACCACAAAGGCTGCTTATCAGCTTGCGCAAAAGTATGAAGTTGATATGCCGATTACGAATGCACTTTACGGAGTTTTGTTTGCTGGAAAAGACGTAAAGGATTCCGTTGATTTATTGATGAATCGAGATAAACGAAGTGAGATGGAAGATTTATTTAATATAATGGAAGAGCGCGAATCTGAATAA
- the der gene encoding ribosome biogenesis GTPase Der: MPKPVIAIVGRPNVGKSTIFNRIVGERISIVEDVPGVTRDRIYSSGEWLTYDFNIIDTGGIDIGDEPFLEQIRAQAEIAIDEADVIIFMVNGREGVTGSDEEVARILYKSKKPVVLAVNKVDNLEMRDQIYDFYALGFGEPFPISGSHGLGLGDLLDEVAKYFPDFSGQDYDDEVIKFSLIGRPNVGKSSLVNALLGEERVIVSEIEGTTRDAIDSPYKYNGKEYVIIDTAGMRKKGKVYESTEKYSVLRALRAIERSDVVLVVLNAEEGIREQDKKIAGYAHEAGRGIIIVVNKWDALEKDDKTMKKFEEDIRAHFLFLDYAKIIYLSALTKQRIHTLLPVIDKVSESHALRVQTNILNEVLMDAVAMNPTPTHNGTRLKIYYTTQVAIKPPTFVVFVNDPELLHFSYQRFLENRIRDAFEFDGTPIRIFGRQRK; the protein is encoded by the coding sequence ATGCCAAAACCGGTAATTGCGATCGTCGGACGGCCTAACGTTGGAAAATCGACAATCTTTAACAGAATTGTTGGAGAGAGAATTTCTATCGTTGAAGATGTACCAGGCGTAACGAGAGACAGGATTTATAGTTCAGGAGAATGGTTAACGTATGACTTTAACATCATTGATACGGGTGGAATAGATATTGGGGATGAACCATTTCTTGAACAAATCCGTGCACAAGCTGAAATAGCTATTGATGAAGCGGATGTTATCATTTTTATGGTGAATGGCCGTGAAGGTGTGACTGGTTCAGATGAAGAAGTTGCAAGAATTCTTTATAAGTCAAAGAAACCAGTAGTATTGGCTGTTAATAAAGTTGATAATCTTGAAATGCGCGACCAAATTTATGATTTCTATGCACTTGGATTTGGAGAGCCATTCCCAATTTCAGGTTCACATGGTCTTGGCTTAGGAGACTTACTTGACGAAGTGGCTAAGTATTTCCCAGATTTCAGCGGCCAGGATTATGATGATGAGGTTATCAAGTTCAGTTTAATTGGAAGACCGAACGTTGGGAAATCTTCATTAGTTAATGCTTTGCTTGGAGAAGAGCGGGTAATTGTTAGTGAAATCGAAGGAACGACCCGTGACGCGATTGACTCCCCTTATAAATATAATGGCAAAGAGTACGTCATTATTGATACGGCAGGAATGCGTAAAAAAGGGAAGGTTTATGAGAGCACTGAGAAATACAGTGTACTTAGAGCCTTGCGTGCAATTGAACGCTCTGACGTTGTTCTTGTGGTATTAAATGCTGAAGAAGGTATTCGTGAACAAGATAAGAAAATTGCTGGGTATGCTCATGAAGCAGGCCGAGGAATTATTATCGTCGTTAATAAGTGGGATGCATTAGAAAAAGATGATAAAACAATGAAGAAATTCGAAGAAGATATTCGAGCTCATTTCTTATTCTTGGACTATGCTAAAATCATTTACTTGTCTGCGTTAACAAAGCAGCGGATCCATACGCTTCTTCCGGTAATTGATAAAGTTAGTGAAAGTCATGCGCTTCGTGTGCAAACGAATATTCTTAACGAAGTGTTAATGGATGCCGTAGCCATGAATCCGACACCTACCCATAATGGTACTCGTCTGAAGATTTACTACACCACTCAAGTAGCTATCAAACCGCCTACATTTGTAGTGTTTGTTAATGATCCAGAACTTCTTCACTTCTCTTATCAGAGATTCTTAGAAAATAGAATTCGTGATGCCTTTGAGTTTGATGGCACACCAATTCGTATTTTTGGCCGTCAAAGAAAATAA
- a CDS encoding YphA family membrane protein — translation MDGLFFYWIIWMGWVVAVFFLPKTPVRSQLICHILILIILSGYELAVYPYRVGLGGLYLLVCLLIYNRKLSFIHTSYFVFKFCTIGIGYAAFQLFALLDPIILIFDASWMQAIAINYTAFLLFKDWKQRISAIIIGMVLGDCVFAGLLAVHTLPYKSISLEWLDNVTLSVTVGLACIAAELISKVLYQQTQAKFNS, via the coding sequence ATGGATGGGTTGTTTTTCTATTGGATTATTTGGATGGGGTGGGTAGTCGCGGTGTTTTTTTTGCCTAAAACGCCGGTTCGGTCTCAGTTAATATGTCATATACTCATTTTGATTATATTATCTGGATATGAGTTAGCCGTTTATCCTTACCGGGTAGGTTTAGGCGGTCTTTATTTGTTGGTTTGTTTATTGATATACAATCGGAAATTGTCCTTCATTCATACGAGTTATTTTGTATTTAAATTCTGTACCATTGGAATTGGGTATGCGGCATTTCAATTATTTGCTTTGCTGGATCCCATTATATTAATTTTTGATGCTTCTTGGATGCAAGCCATAGCCATTAATTATACAGCGTTTTTGTTATTTAAAGATTGGAAACAGCGGATTAGTGCCATCATAATTGGGATGGTGCTGGGTGATTGTGTGTTTGCCGGATTATTGGCTGTACACACTTTGCCTTACAAAAGTATTTCCCTTGAGTGGCTAGATAATGTGACATTGTCTGTCACAGTTGGACTTGCCTGTATTGCTGCCGAACTGATTAGTAAGGTGCTTTATCAACAAACACAGGCCAAATTTAATTCCTAA
- a CDS encoding YpzI family protein has translation MGKDRQEKKLKESRRVESDRDQSLKYPGATRLEGPVEARKRNS, from the coding sequence ATGGGAAAAGATCGTCAAGAAAAAAAACTCAAAGAAAGCCGCCGAGTCGAATCTGACCGTGACCAATCACTAAAATACCCTGGAGCTACCAGACTCGAAGGACCAGTAGAAGCAAGAAAACGAAATTCCTAA